Proteins encoded together in one Quercus lobata isolate SW786 chromosome 3, ValleyOak3.0 Primary Assembly, whole genome shotgun sequence window:
- the LOC115980501 gene encoding uncharacterized protein LOC115980501 has product MPEPKNLRELRGLQGKLAYIRRFISNLAGRCQPFNRLMKKDVHFEWDEACSNAFALIKRYLLNPLVLGAPIPGKPLVLYIAAQEKSLGAFMAQENKEGKEKALYYLIRTLNGAELNYSPIEKMCLALFFAIDKLEHYMQAYIVHLIAKADPIKYVLSRPVVSGCIARWAVLLQQYDLAYIPQKAVKEQTLVDFLADHLVPFDWEFSDDFPDEDVFYIEVMPPWMMFFDGAARREGVGAGVVFVSPQRQILLYLFSLSELCSNNVAEYQALIIGLQMAIKMGIVQLEIFGDSKLIINQILEQYDVKKEDLIPYCKYAKKLLANFEAITLEHIPRKENRQADALANLATALALSQEETTKVVISQRWVVPLVVEEEEEEQANIISVCLVKKEDWRQVIIEYLQHGRLPDDKRHKTEIRRRAARFIYYKDTLFRRSFDGLFLRCLGEEEARQALKEAHFGICGAYQSGPKLHYRIKRMGYYWPIMVQDSMECAKKCEACQYHANFIHQPPEPLHPTIASWPFDAWGLDAIGPLPKSSGGHLYIFAITDYFSKWAEALPLKEVKKEMVVNFI; this is encoded by the coding sequence ATGCCAGAGCCCAAGAATCTGCGAGAACTTAGAGGCTTGCAAGGAAAACTGGCCTACATACGACGATTTATCTCGAACTTGGCTGGTCGATGTCAACCTTTCAATAGATTGATGAAAAAGGATGTGCACTTTGAATGGGATGAAGCTTGTAGCAATGCTTTTGCGCTCATCAAAAGGTACTTGCTTAATCCTCTAGTTTTAGGTGCTCCTATCCCAGGAAAGCCTTTGGTGCTGTATATTGCAGCCCAAGAAAAGTCTCTAGGTGCTTTTATGGCACAGGAAAATAAAGAGGGGAAAGAAAAAGCCCTTTATTACCTAATTCGAACTCTCAATGGGGCTGAATTAAATTATTCTCCTATCGAAAAGATGTGCCTCGCTCTTTTCTTTGCCATAGacaaactggagcactacatgcAAGCATATATAGTCCATTTGATAGCAAAGGCGGATCCAATCAAATATGTCCTCTCCAGGCCAGTGGTTTCGGGTTGTATTGCTCGATGGGCAGTCTTGCTACAACAATATGACCTTGCATACATTCCACAAAAAGCTGTCAAAGAACAAACATTGGTAGACTTCTTAGCTGATCACCTAGTTCCATTTGATTGGGAGTTCTCCGATGATTTCCCGGATGAAGATGTGTTTTACATTGAAGTAATGCCaccatggatgatgtttttcgaTGGAGCTGCACGTCGAGAAGGAGTGGGGGCAGGTgtagtgtttgtttctccacaaAGGCAAATACTTCTATACTTGTTCTCGTTAAGCGAACTTTGCTCTAACAACGTAGCTGAATATCAAGCATTGATTATTGGTCTACAAATGGCCATTAAGATGGGCATAGTGCAACTTGAGATCTTTGGGGATTCCAAAttaattatcaaccaaatcttggagcAATATGACGTCAAGAAAGAAGACCTCATCCCCTATTGCAAATATGCGAAGAAGTTGCTAGCAAATTTTGAAGCCATCACATTGGAGCATATACCGAGGAAGGAGAATAGACAGGCTGATGCTTTAGCTAATTTGGCTACTGCCTTAGCATTATCCCAAGAAGAGACAACCAAAGTCGTTATTTCCCAAAGGTGGGTGGTACCTCtcgtggttgaagaagaagaagaagagcaagcCAACATCATTTCTGTATGCCTTGTCAAAAAAGAAGATTGGCGACAAGTAATCATTGAATACCTTCAACATGGAAGACTTCCGGATGATAAACGCCACAAGACTGAAATTCGACGAAGGGCTGCTCGATTCATTTACTATAAAGACACTCTCTTCCGCCGTTCATTTGATGGGCTGTTTCTCCGTTGCTTAGGAGAGGAGGAGGCTAGACAAGCCTTAAAGGAGGCTCATTTTGGAATATGCGGCGCATATCAATCAGGTCCTAAGTTACATTATAGGATCAAACGAATGGGTTACTATTGGCCTATAATGGTGCAAGATTCTATGGAATGCGCTAAAAAGTGTGAAGCTTGTCAGTATCACGCAAACTTCATCCACCAACCGCCAGAACCTCTACACCCAACTATAGCTTCTTggccttttgatgcatggggACTTGATGCAATAGGGCCATTACCAAAGTCGTCCGGTGGCCACTTGTACATCTTCGCCATAACTGACTACTTCTCGAAATGGGCAGAAGCTCTACCCCTTAaggaagtgaagaaagaaatgGTGGTCAATTTCATTTGA